The following are encoded together in the Cohaesibacter gelatinilyticus genome:
- a CDS encoding DsbA family oxidoreductase encodes MTEAVPQSASNNLTLDIISDIACPWCAIGYYRLKAALDKMGLEAEIVWHPYEINPHLDAKGTNLMDNIIYKYGMTPDQVREMRTKLTGLGAEVGFSFNYTDDMQVQNSLRAHQLVHWAKQFGSYKSHAVKLALLEAFFTHRKNIADIEILAALATEQGLDGQAASEMLKQDALLAEVQAAASGWKQQGISGVPSIVANRKFLTTGAQPVDGYVQWLKAVKAQSPV; translated from the coding sequence ATGACCGAAGCAGTACCCCAGTCAGCATCCAATAACCTGACTCTCGATATTATTTCCGATATTGCCTGTCCTTGGTGTGCGATTGGCTATTATCGACTCAAGGCGGCTCTTGATAAAATGGGACTGGAAGCAGAGATTGTATGGCATCCCTATGAAATCAATCCGCATCTGGATGCCAAAGGCACCAATCTGATGGATAACATCATCTATAAATATGGCATGACACCAGATCAGGTGCGTGAGATGCGCACCAAATTGACCGGTCTGGGTGCTGAAGTAGGATTTAGCTTCAACTATACAGATGATATGCAGGTCCAGAATTCCCTGCGTGCTCACCAGTTGGTGCATTGGGCCAAACAGTTTGGTTCTTATAAAAGCCATGCCGTCAAGCTTGCCCTGTTGGAAGCGTTCTTTACTCATCGCAAAAACATCGCTGATATTGAGATACTTGCAGCCTTGGCAACGGAGCAAGGGCTGGATGGTCAGGCAGCATCTGAAATGCTCAAGCAGGATGCTTTATTGGCAGAAGTGCAAGCCGCCGCTAGTGGTTGGAAACAACAAGGAATCTCTGGCGTGCCCTCCATTGTTGCCAATCGCAAGTTTCTTACGACCGGTGCGCAGCCGGTTGATGGGTATGTTCAATGGCTGAAGGCAGTAAAAGCCCAGTCACCGGTATAA
- a CDS encoding DODA-type extradiol aromatic ring-opening family dioxygenase: MLDTKIPALFVPHGAPDLALQDNEAASFLKNLGTHISRKPKAIIMVSAHWETRGLQVTAARELETIYDFRGFAKELYELKYPAQSSSSLIENLLGLLASNGHPLRLHASRGLDHGAWVPLMLAFPEADIPLVQLSLDKSMNPEDLFNLGKVLASLSEQDILVMSSGGLVHNLFELDFANPNEPNEATEPWAREFENWLDKHIEAKDWQSLFNYRSLAPNAERAHPTDEHLRPLFITLGVNEALDLSPKKLHSSFTYGNISMAAWG, encoded by the coding sequence ATGCTTGATACAAAAATACCCGCGCTCTTCGTTCCTCATGGGGCACCAGATCTTGCTCTACAAGATAATGAAGCAGCTAGTTTCCTGAAAAATTTAGGAACACATATTTCTCGTAAACCCAAAGCAATCATCATGGTCTCGGCCCATTGGGAGACAAGGGGATTGCAGGTAACAGCTGCCCGGGAATTGGAAACCATCTATGATTTTCGCGGCTTTGCCAAAGAGCTTTATGAGCTGAAATATCCTGCCCAAAGCTCTTCCAGCTTGATAGAAAATCTTCTGGGCTTGCTGGCATCCAATGGCCATCCATTACGTCTTCACGCCAGCCGTGGTCTCGATCATGGGGCTTGGGTGCCTTTGATGTTGGCATTTCCAGAGGCAGATATCCCTTTGGTACAGTTGTCCCTGGACAAGAGCATGAACCCGGAAGACTTGTTCAATCTTGGTAAAGTGCTTGCAAGCTTGTCGGAGCAGGACATCCTTGTCATGTCGTCTGGAGGGTTGGTGCATAATCTCTTCGAGCTGGATTTTGCAAACCCGAACGAACCAAATGAAGCAACCGAGCCTTGGGCGAGAGAGTTTGAGAACTGGCTGGACAAGCATATTGAAGCAAAAGACTGGCAAAGTCTCTTCAATTATCGAAGCTTGGCCCCAAATGCGGAACGTGCTCATCCCACTGATGAGCATCTTCGTCCGCTTTTTATCACGCTTGGTGTCAATGAAGCGTTGGATCTATCACCAAAGAAGCTCCATAGCTCCTTCACTTATGGTAATATCTCAATGGCCGCATGGGGGTAA
- the tldD gene encoding metalloprotease TldD, with protein MTNTDNQPLDAALNSTDSGDLLEAHGLDRESVCKLLADTLSNADDGELFFEQSQSEGLVFDNGRLKSSSFDSSQGFGMRSVAGEAAGYAHSGELSIEALKRASDAVSSVGEGYSGVTAEAPQQTNRRLYGDLNPVDDMSLAEKISLLEEINQYARDKDNRVRQVSASLAGSWRKIAILRADGQIFHDVRPLVRVNVSVVVGEGDRQEAGSHGFGGRHGYSYYLNGGIDGGWQGATDEALRQALVNLEAIDAPAGELDVVLGPGWPGVLLHEAVGHGLEGDFNRKKSSAFAELMGQQVAAKGVTVVDDGTIDGRRGSLSFDDEGTPTQRTPLIEDGVLVGYMQDRQNARLMGVNSTGNGRRQSYAHIPMPRMTNTIMESGDHDPAEILKSVRNGLYAVNFGGGQVDITSGKFVFSCTEAYLIEDGKVTAPVKGATLIGNGPEAMKRISMIGNDMQLDTGIGTCGKQGQGVPVGVGQPTLRIDGITVGGTAT; from the coding sequence ATGACCAACACAGATAATCAGCCTCTTGATGCAGCTCTCAATTCAACTGACAGCGGTGACTTGCTCGAGGCCCATGGACTGGATCGGGAGAGTGTGTGCAAGCTTCTGGCCGATACGCTCAGCAATGCCGATGATGGTGAGCTGTTCTTTGAGCAATCCCAATCTGAAGGTCTGGTTTTCGACAATGGCCGATTGAAAAGCTCCAGTTTTGACAGCAGTCAGGGCTTTGGCATGCGCTCTGTCGCTGGTGAGGCCGCTGGCTATGCCCATTCCGGGGAGCTTTCCATTGAAGCGCTGAAGCGTGCCAGTGATGCCGTTTCTTCCGTTGGAGAAGGTTATAGTGGTGTTACTGCAGAAGCACCACAACAAACCAATCGCCGGCTCTATGGCGACCTCAATCCTGTCGATGACATGAGCCTTGCAGAGAAGATTTCTCTGCTGGAAGAAATCAACCAATATGCTCGCGATAAGGATAACCGCGTTCGGCAGGTTTCAGCCTCATTGGCAGGTAGCTGGCGCAAGATTGCTATCCTTCGCGCCGATGGGCAGATATTCCATGATGTCCGCCCTCTGGTGCGCGTCAATGTCAGTGTCGTGGTCGGTGAAGGAGACCGTCAGGAAGCGGGAAGTCACGGCTTTGGTGGTCGGCATGGTTATAGCTATTATCTGAACGGTGGAATTGATGGTGGCTGGCAGGGTGCCACCGACGAAGCTCTGCGTCAGGCTCTGGTCAATCTGGAAGCTATTGACGCGCCTGCGGGTGAATTGGATGTCGTGCTTGGGCCGGGCTGGCCTGGCGTTCTGCTTCACGAAGCCGTCGGTCATGGTCTGGAAGGTGATTTCAATCGCAAGAAAAGCTCAGCCTTTGCCGAACTCATGGGCCAGCAAGTGGCTGCCAAGGGCGTCACAGTGGTGGATGATGGTACCATTGATGGTCGTCGTGGATCGCTTTCCTTCGATGATGAAGGCACGCCGACCCAACGCACGCCACTGATCGAAGATGGTGTTCTCGTCGGCTATATGCAGGACCGCCAGAATGCGCGATTGATGGGTGTGAACAGCACAGGTAATGGTCGTCGCCAGTCCTATGCCCATATTCCAATGCCACGCATGACCAACACCATCATGGAAAGCGGTGATCATGATCCGGCAGAGATCCTGAAATCCGTCAGAAATGGGCTTTATGCGGTGAATTTCGGCGGTGGTCAGGTGGATATCACCTCAGGCAAATTCGTCTTTTCCTGCACCGAAGCCTATTTGATTGAAGATGGCAAGGTCACCGCTCCGGTGAAAGGTGCCACCCTCATCGGCAATGGCCCGGAAGCCATGAAGCGCATTTCCATGATCGGCAACGACATGCAATTGGATACCGGCATTGGTACCTGTGGCAAGCAAGGCCAAGGCGTTCCAGTAGGCGTTGGGCAACCAACTTTGCGCATTGATGGCATTACTGTTGGCGGCACGGCGACTTGA
- the mutY gene encoding A/G-specific adenine glycosylase, whose amino-acid sequence MTNKTNQQLNKPNAEALLAWYDRHHRTLPWRVIPKDRSVGVVNDPYHVWMSEIMLQQTTVGAVKSYFEKFLTMWPTLSDLAAASEEDVLKAWAGLGYYSRARNLKKCADHVQLHHNGRFPDNAKALKELPGIGDYTSAAIASIAFDEEVPVVDGNIERIVSRLYHIEEALPKAKKPIKEKVAELTPSERPGDFAQGMMDLGASLCSPKKPACSLCPFSGTCEAEGIGDQERFPIKAPKKQKPTRYGAAFLIKRQEDGAIWLRQRPDKGLLASMSEVPSSDWFGKSAEKFELASALDHAPEGLEFRKLVGQVIHTFTHFHLVLDVYETTSTDSEPMNKGWWSEPQSLKDEALPTVFRKVVEMGLER is encoded by the coding sequence GTGACCAATAAGACCAACCAACAACTGAACAAACCAAATGCCGAGGCATTGCTCGCTTGGTACGATCGTCACCATCGAACCTTGCCTTGGCGCGTCATTCCAAAGGATCGGTCGGTGGGCGTGGTCAATGACCCCTATCATGTGTGGATGTCCGAGATCATGCTGCAGCAAACCACTGTCGGCGCGGTGAAAAGCTATTTTGAGAAATTCCTCACCATGTGGCCGACATTGTCTGACCTGGCTGCCGCAAGTGAGGAAGATGTACTGAAAGCCTGGGCAGGCCTTGGTTATTATTCTCGCGCCCGAAACCTGAAAAAATGCGCCGATCATGTGCAATTGCATCATAATGGCCGCTTTCCAGACAATGCCAAAGCATTGAAAGAACTGCCCGGCATTGGTGACTACACTTCGGCAGCGATTGCGTCCATTGCTTTTGATGAAGAGGTGCCGGTGGTCGACGGAAACATCGAGCGCATAGTCTCGCGCCTTTATCACATTGAGGAAGCCCTTCCAAAAGCCAAGAAACCGATCAAGGAAAAGGTTGCTGAACTGACACCATCAGAGCGTCCCGGCGACTTTGCCCAAGGTATGATGGATTTGGGGGCAAGCCTTTGTAGCCCCAAAAAACCAGCTTGTTCGCTCTGCCCGTTTTCCGGCACATGCGAGGCAGAAGGAATTGGTGATCAGGAGCGCTTCCCGATCAAGGCACCGAAGAAGCAGAAGCCAACCCGATATGGGGCTGCTTTTCTGATCAAGCGACAAGAAGACGGCGCCATCTGGTTGCGACAACGCCCCGATAAAGGCTTGCTCGCTTCCATGAGTGAAGTGCCGAGCAGTGATTGGTTCGGAAAATCTGCAGAGAAATTTGAACTGGCCAGCGCCCTTGATCATGCCCCCGAAGGTCTGGAATTCCGTAAACTGGTTGGTCAGGTCATCCATACCTTTACGCATTTTCATTTGGTGCTGGATGTTTATGAAACGACCAGTACTGATAGTGAGCCTATGAACAAGGGATGGTGGTCAGAACCGCAATCTCTAAAAGATGAGGCTTTGCCGACGGTGTTTCGCAAGGTCGTGGAGATGGGCCTTGAGCGCTGA
- a CDS encoding GNAT family N-acetyltransferase, whose product MSADRPRRCEPNDPVLGEVLKLIQASFAYMESRIDPPSSMYKLTLANISEQCETGEVWTIGEPVQACIFLTYQKNSLYLGKMAVASEARGKGYGWDLIALAESRAKALGFEALELNTRIELLENHRIFEAFGFVKCAESAHAGYDRPTYITMRKDLSLSDE is encoded by the coding sequence TTGAGCGCTGATAGACCCAGAAGATGTGAACCGAACGATCCGGTCCTGGGCGAAGTTCTGAAGCTAATTCAGGCCAGCTTTGCCTATATGGAAAGTCGGATTGATCCTCCCAGCTCAATGTATAAGCTCACGCTCGCCAATATCTCCGAGCAATGCGAAACAGGAGAGGTTTGGACGATTGGAGAGCCAGTACAAGCCTGCATATTTTTGACTTACCAGAAAAACTCCCTGTATCTTGGAAAAATGGCCGTCGCATCTGAGGCGAGAGGCAAGGGATATGGATGGGATCTGATCGCATTGGCGGAGAGTCGCGCTAAAGCGCTTGGTTTTGAGGCTTTGGAGCTGAATACCCGCATAGAATTGCTCGAAAATCATCGAATCTTTGAGGCTTTTGGTTTTGTGAAATGCGCGGAAAGTGCTCACGCCGGATATGACCGCCCCACTTACATCACCATGCGCAAAGACCTGAGCCTAAGTGACGAGTGA
- a CDS encoding heparin lyase I family protein has protein sequence MNREVVLTALALLFSICVTQGMAGSRTSLPKDVASGWGNVWLKSMENGYKPYGFKIVDSQTAPGPRFGKKFIKFEVRPGDCGNNGGWDDCANDRERHELSQNKALQKHGDEYWYSWSIFVPTDTPSISPTKVHLGQFQQKNNNVLLLMSWSLAGYYIDNQVPGNGYTRETRNIIPQRNYQGKWQDILIHTRWSHSSDGFFKIYHNHKLKYEYAGQTIAKGDRSFFKFGIYRSFISRYKNRNEVSEAPKQIVYYDEVHRNRSLSKVDYVGIAKWQEKLAETGHYTGKIDGLWGGGSLKATNAWLTEQGYPNVREYSPDLWRHMIEAEQ, from the coding sequence ATGAATAGAGAAGTGGTTTTGACCGCACTGGCCTTGCTTTTCAGTATTTGTGTTACACAGGGGATGGCAGGAAGTCGAACTTCCTTACCCAAAGATGTTGCAAGCGGTTGGGGTAATGTTTGGCTCAAAAGCATGGAAAATGGCTATAAACCTTATGGATTTAAGATAGTCGACAGTCAGACCGCACCCGGGCCGAGATTTGGTAAAAAGTTCATCAAATTTGAAGTCAGGCCTGGTGATTGTGGCAATAATGGTGGTTGGGATGATTGTGCGAATGACAGAGAGCGTCACGAGCTTTCTCAGAACAAAGCACTTCAGAAGCATGGCGATGAATATTGGTATTCGTGGTCGATTTTCGTGCCAACTGATACCCCTAGCATTTCACCGACAAAGGTTCATCTTGGGCAGTTCCAACAGAAAAATAACAATGTTCTTTTGCTGATGTCATGGTCATTAGCTGGCTACTATATTGACAATCAGGTTCCTGGTAACGGCTACACTCGTGAAACTCGAAACATCATCCCGCAGCGTAACTATCAAGGAAAATGGCAGGACATACTCATCCATACCCGTTGGTCTCACAGCAGTGATGGTTTTTTCAAGATTTACCACAACCATAAGCTAAAATACGAGTATGCAGGTCAAACTATAGCCAAGGGTGACAGAAGCTTTTTCAAATTTGGGATCTATCGGAGCTTTATCAGTCGCTACAAGAATAGGAACGAAGTATCAGAAGCTCCCAAGCAGATTGTCTATTATGACGAGGTTCACCGTAATCGATCACTTTCCAAAGTTGACTATGTCGGTATTGCAAAGTGGCAGGAAAAATTGGCTGAGACAGGTCACTATACCGGAAAAATTGACGGATTATGGGGAGGTGGAAGCCTGAAAGCCACTAATGCTTGGCTAACTGAGCAAGGTTACCCGAATGTAAGAGAGTACAGTCCAGATCTTTGGCGACATATGATCGAGGCCGAACAATAA
- a CDS encoding site-specific DNA-methyltransferase, producing MRSVVSSPANVDFSSANKPEWLDTILKGDCISQLEKLPKHSVDAIFADPPYNLQLGGGLTRPDQSEVDGVTNAWDQFESFEAYDAFTRAWLLACKRVLKPAGTIWVIGSYHNIFRVGAIMQDLGFWMLNDVVWLKTNPMPNFRGKRFTNAHETMIWASKDKDSKGYTFNYEALKAFNDDTQMRSDWTLPICTGHERLKGEDGKKVHPTQKPESLLYRVMLSSTNPGDVILDPFFGTGTTGAVAKKLGRHFVGVERDRDYIKAAQERIDAVEPVEMNSLKVMQGKRAAPRIPFGRLLENDLLKPGSVLTDKKGKHFAMVRADGSLVSGPHTGSIHKVGALVQGLDACNGWTYWYFDKDGERAPIDELRQIIREAS from the coding sequence ATGCGTTCTGTTGTTTCTTCACCTGCGAATGTCGATTTTTCCTCCGCTAACAAGCCAGAATGGCTCGATACAATTTTAAAAGGCGACTGCATCTCGCAGTTGGAAAAACTCCCCAAACATTCCGTGGATGCCATTTTCGCCGACCCACCCTACAATCTTCAATTGGGTGGCGGCTTGACCCGTCCGGATCAATCCGAGGTGGATGGCGTTACCAACGCCTGGGATCAATTTGAGAGCTTTGAAGCTTATGACGCTTTCACGCGTGCCTGGCTTCTTGCGTGTAAACGCGTGCTGAAACCTGCCGGTACCATTTGGGTGATCGGCTCATATCACAATATTTTCCGCGTTGGTGCCATCATGCAGGATCTGGGCTTCTGGATGCTGAATGATGTGGTTTGGCTGAAGACAAACCCGATGCCAAACTTCCGCGGCAAGCGCTTCACCAATGCACACGAAACCATGATCTGGGCATCAAAAGACAAAGACTCCAAGGGCTACACCTTCAATTATGAAGCGCTGAAAGCTTTCAACGATGACACTCAGATGCGTTCTGATTGGACCCTTCCGATCTGCACCGGACATGAGCGCCTCAAAGGTGAAGATGGCAAGAAGGTCCATCCTACTCAGAAGCCGGAAAGCCTGCTTTACCGGGTGATGCTGTCTTCCACCAATCCTGGTGACGTCATTCTGGATCCTTTCTTTGGAACCGGCACCACTGGTGCGGTGGCGAAGAAATTGGGTCGCCATTTTGTCGGTGTCGAGCGAGATCGCGACTATATCAAAGCGGCTCAAGAGCGTATTGATGCGGTCGAACCAGTTGAGATGAATAGCCTGAAAGTGATGCAGGGCAAACGCGCAGCTCCACGCATTCCGTTCGGTCGTTTGCTGGAAAATGATCTTCTGAAGCCTGGCTCTGTTTTGACCGACAAAAAGGGTAAACATTTCGCCATGGTCCGCGCCGATGGTTCACTGGTTTCCGGTCCTCATACCGGTTCCATTCATAAGGTTGGTGCGCTGGTGCAAGGCTTGGACGCCTGCAATGGCTGGACCTATTGGTATTTCGATAAAGACGGAGAGCGTGCTCCGATTGACGAGCTACGCCAGATCATCAGAGAGGCAAGTTAA
- a CDS encoding DUF721 domain-containing protein, with translation MIKSVDKSNASPKTSGKKAKKAASSTSESQAAARKQRKGSRRLGELIGQSLTPLCRKQGFASADIVQFWAEIVGPQFAHCTEPDKIRWPRRGEGDGFHPGTLVVHCEGAQSVFFQHERESVIQRVNAYFGYPAIDKIQILQRPVRPRRTVQPPPLRAMTQAEEANLDNQLQGMENDRMAAALKRLGHAIAVKNK, from the coding sequence ATGATTAAGAGTGTTGATAAATCCAATGCCTCTCCCAAAACTTCAGGGAAGAAGGCGAAAAAGGCTGCCAGTTCCACATCTGAAAGTCAGGCGGCCGCGCGCAAACAGCGTAAAGGCTCTCGACGTCTTGGGGAATTGATTGGTCAGTCTTTGACACCACTTTGTCGCAAACAGGGTTTTGCATCTGCCGATATCGTACAGTTCTGGGCCGAGATTGTCGGACCACAATTTGCCCATTGCACAGAACCAGACAAAATCCGTTGGCCACGCCGTGGAGAGGGGGATGGATTTCATCCTGGTACCTTGGTGGTTCATTGCGAAGGGGCGCAATCGGTGTTCTTTCAGCATGAGCGTGAAAGCGTCATCCAACGGGTCAATGCTTATTTCGGATATCCGGCGATTGACAAGATCCAGATCTTGCAGCGGCCGGTTCGACCACGCCGCACTGTACAGCCACCACCTTTGCGGGCCATGACGCAAGCAGAAGAAGCAAACCTTGATAACCAACTACAGGGCATGGAAAATGATCGTATGGCTGCAGCACTGAAACGACTTGGCCATGCAATTGCTGTCAAAAACAAATAA
- a CDS encoding histone, with protein sequence MAKSENVKKDTKAGAKKAAPAKSEKKAVKKPAKAAKKPSKTDAKKASKKAAVKAKKKVLKAEIKSLEKEIKKLEGKVKKAKKALDKLD encoded by the coding sequence ATGGCCAAAAGCGAAAACGTCAAAAAAGACACCAAGGCAGGCGCTAAAAAAGCAGCTCCTGCAAAGTCAGAAAAGAAGGCCGTGAAAAAGCCTGCGAAGGCTGCAAAGAAGCCCTCCAAAACTGACGCCAAGAAAGCCTCGAAAAAAGCGGCCGTCAAAGCCAAGAAGAAAGTACTGAAGGCTGAGATCAAGTCTCTTGAAAAAGAGATCAAGAAGCTGGAAGGCAAGGTCAAGAAAGCCAAGAAGGCACTCGACAAGCTCGACTAA
- a CDS encoding alkylphosphonate utilization protein has product MMTTKDSNGAELVDGDSVQVIKDLKIKGMSKTLKRGTAIKSIRLTGKSEEVECRIGKNTIVLKTQFLKLV; this is encoded by the coding sequence ATGATGACAACCAAAGATAGTAATGGCGCTGAACTGGTGGATGGTGACAGCGTTCAAGTGATCAAGGATTTGAAGATCAAGGGTATGTCCAAAACCCTGAAGCGTGGCACGGCAATCAAGTCCATTCGTCTCACTGGCAAGAGCGAAGAAGTCGAATGCCGCATTGGTAAAAATACAATTGTTTTGAAAACTCAATTCCTAAAACTTGTGTGA
- a CDS encoding helix-turn-helix domain-containing protein, with protein MPVLPIPAIVALLLFFFAIKAHVSKSSSPLFILLILAMAVQNLIISLNLYYGVTALRWVQPVSASFIPALAYMAFVSSSLRSLSWAKDAWHLVGPGLTIFALFAAPRSLDFVLPALFAVYGLTLWLAVSKGQDSLVKSRLDGGDVPVLLWRIIGAALVFSALSEGVISLDYIYNDGRWSLMIIGGFSSLILLTMGLLSLSPLLQDVGNEVIETDPGPAPELEEQSAAAEQALVNRLESLLLKQELFLDPSLTLATLARKLHVPAKTLSTAVNKVSGENVSRYINAYRIRHACKELSEGSNITQAMLNSGFNTKSNFNREFLRVMGSNPSDWINKVRNA; from the coding sequence ATGCCTGTCTTACCCATTCCGGCCATTGTGGCCCTTTTGCTGTTCTTCTTTGCAATCAAAGCGCATGTGAGCAAAAGCAGCTCTCCACTTTTCATTCTATTGATCCTGGCGATGGCAGTTCAGAATCTCATTATCTCTCTAAATCTATATTATGGTGTGACCGCACTACGTTGGGTTCAGCCAGTCAGTGCAAGCTTCATTCCTGCCCTGGCCTATATGGCCTTTGTCAGCTCTTCCTTACGCTCCCTCTCCTGGGCCAAGGATGCCTGGCATCTGGTGGGGCCGGGCTTGACGATCTTTGCTTTGTTCGCAGCCCCCAGAAGTTTGGACTTTGTCCTCCCTGCCCTCTTTGCAGTTTATGGCCTGACCTTGTGGCTGGCGGTTTCAAAAGGACAGGATAGCCTGGTCAAATCCCGACTGGACGGTGGAGATGTTCCCGTTCTGCTGTGGCGTATCATCGGGGCAGCCCTTGTTTTCTCAGCTCTGAGCGAAGGCGTTATCTCCCTTGACTATATTTATAACGATGGTCGCTGGAGTTTGATGATCATTGGTGGCTTCTCATCGCTCATTTTGCTCACCATGGGTCTGCTTAGTCTCTCCCCTTTGTTGCAAGACGTAGGCAACGAGGTGATCGAAACCGATCCAGGTCCAGCTCCGGAACTTGAAGAGCAGAGCGCCGCTGCCGAGCAAGCATTGGTCAATCGGCTTGAGAGCCTTTTGCTTAAGCAGGAGCTCTTTCTCGATCCATCTCTAACATTGGCGACGCTTGCGAGAAAACTTCATGTCCCGGCAAAGACACTTTCAACGGCAGTCAACAAAGTGAGCGGAGAGAATGTTTCGCGCTATATAAATGCCTACCGTATTCGCCATGCTTGCAAGGAATTATCAGAAGGCTCGAACATCACCCAAGCCATGCTGAACTCGGGTTTCAACACCAAGTCCAATTTCAATCGTGAGTTCTTGCGGGTTATGGGATCAAACCCAAGTGACTGGATCAACAAAGTCCGAAATGCGTGA
- a CDS encoding alpha/beta hydrolase family protein translates to MLKHPKLSHICNDTRKSILAVALATTLCTLQMVMPSKANSKIEYAGYDQVELKVPHYTDPLNADIWYPVATKTYKGLVADNAIFQGVKAFVGAAMEKKKHPLVVISHGSGGAKQSMAWLASSLATRGALVLVFNHPGSTSGDSSPRRSIKHWTRPKDVSAILDAAMADKFLSQFINEEDISAAGFSLGGATVLSLAGARADLRRYQNYCEKFEKVAEDCIFFAKGGVDYSLVDSKKFSQDLSDPRIKRIIALDPGMTYGMTKESIKAIKQPILVVSLGDDKTQLVAADVSSTGSALVSNLSNVRHVKLAPASHFTALPVCKPNGAKILQEEEDDPICTDPAGTDRADIHRQIVDAIADFLELPDSGR, encoded by the coding sequence ATGCTGAAACATCCCAAACTCTCACATATCTGTAACGATACCAGGAAATCCATTCTGGCGGTCGCACTCGCAACAACGCTTTGTACCTTGCAGATGGTCATGCCAAGCAAAGCAAACTCAAAAATTGAATATGCAGGTTATGACCAGGTTGAACTGAAGGTGCCACACTATACCGATCCGCTGAATGCGGATATCTGGTATCCGGTTGCAACCAAAACCTACAAAGGTCTGGTTGCGGACAATGCAATTTTTCAGGGTGTGAAGGCTTTTGTCGGCGCAGCAATGGAGAAGAAAAAGCACCCTCTTGTTGTGATCTCTCATGGTTCAGGTGGTGCCAAACAAAGTATGGCCTGGCTTGCCTCAAGTCTTGCAACAAGAGGCGCTCTGGTTTTGGTCTTCAATCACCCGGGAAGTACATCGGGGGATAGTTCTCCACGTCGCTCTATCAAACATTGGACCCGTCCAAAAGATGTCTCTGCCATCCTGGATGCTGCAATGGCAGATAAATTCCTGAGCCAATTTATCAATGAAGAAGATATCTCTGCGGCGGGTTTCTCGCTTGGTGGTGCCACGGTCCTGTCCTTGGCTGGTGCTCGGGCGGATCTGAGACGCTATCAGAATTATTGCGAGAAATTCGAAAAGGTAGCCGAAGATTGCATTTTCTTCGCAAAAGGCGGCGTGGATTATAGCCTGGTTGATTCCAAAAAATTTTCTCAAGATCTGTCTGATCCTCGTATCAAGCGTATCATCGCGCTAGATCCGGGCATGACCTATGGAATGACGAAAGAGAGTATCAAAGCCATTAAACAACCCATATTGGTTGTCTCATTGGGGGATGACAAAACCCAGTTGGTTGCTGCGGATGTCTCTTCAACAGGCAGTGCTTTGGTCTCCAATCTTTCCAATGTTCGGCATGTGAAACTGGCGCCGGCAAGTCACTTTACTGCCTTGCCGGTTTGCAAGCCGAATGGAGCCAAAATTTTGCAAGAAGAAGAGGATGATCCGATCTGTACCGATCCCGCTGGGACGGATCGAGCCGATATTCATCGCCAGATTGTAGATGCAATCGCAGATTTTCTTGAACTCCCAGACAGCGGGAGATGA
- a CDS encoding DsbA family protein produces MAISRREFLASASALAAGFAAVTALPVSAFAADKVDMDEVLKEGALPDKIQGAADAPVTMVEYSSLTCPHCAAFHNSTYAEVKKKYIDTGKIRYITREFPLDPLAAGGAMLARCAPNDNFHAMNDLLFETQRTWAASPNPVDALLKLAKQVGFTQDGFTKCLQDQKLLDNIRAVSQRGSEKFGIDSTPSFIINGELHRGALSIEDIDKIVAPLIK; encoded by the coding sequence ATGGCAATTTCACGTAGAGAGTTTCTGGCCTCCGCATCAGCTTTAGCTGCAGGGTTTGCTGCCGTCACTGCCTTGCCGGTATCAGCATTTGCTGCTGATAAAGTCGATATGGATGAAGTGCTCAAGGAAGGCGCTTTGCCAGACAAGATTCAGGGTGCAGCCGATGCTCCTGTGACCATGGTTGAATATTCTTCCCTGACTTGCCCGCATTGCGCAGCCTTTCACAACTCCACCTACGCAGAGGTGAAGAAGAAATATATCGATACCGGCAAGATCCGCTATATCACCCGTGAGTTCCCACTGGATCCATTGGCAGCCGGTGGTGCGATGCTAGCGCGTTGCGCGCCGAACGATAATTTCCATGCAATGAATGATTTGTTGTTCGAAACCCAGCGTACTTGGGCTGCCAGCCCGAATCCGGTCGATGCTCTCCTAAAGCTTGCCAAGCAGGTTGGTTTTACACAGGACGGCTTTACCAAATGCCTGCAGGATCAAAAGTTGCTGGATAATATCCGTGCGGTCAGCCAACGTGGTAGTGAGAAATTCGGTATTGATTCAACGCCATCTTTCATTATCAATGGCGAACTGCATCGCGGGGCACTTTCTATTGAGGACATCGACAAAATCGTTGCTCCCCTTATCAAATAA